The following proteins come from a genomic window of Diceros bicornis minor isolate mBicDic1 chromosome 4, mDicBic1.mat.cur, whole genome shotgun sequence:
- the FMO5 gene encoding flavin-containing monooxygenase 5 — protein sequence MTKKRIAVIGAGVSGLSSIKCCLEEGLEPICFERTDDIGGLWRFQENPEEGRASIYKSVIINTSKEMMCFSDYPIPDHYPNFMHNSQIMEYFRMYAKEFDLLKYIRLKTTVCSVKKQPDFSTSGQWEVVTESEGKKEVNVFDGVMVCTGHHTNANLPLESFPGIEKFKGQYFHSRNYKNPESFTGKRVIVIGIGNSGGDLAVEISHTAKQVFLSTRRGAWILNRVGDNGLPFDVLFLSRLKRFLAKICGESLVNTYMEKKVNQRFDHEMYGLKPKHRPLNQHPTVNDDLPNRIISGLVKVKGNVKEFTETAAIFEDGSREDDIDAVIFATGYSFAFPFLEDSVKVVKNKISLYKKVFPPNLEKPTLAFIGLIQPLGAIMPISELQGRWATQVFKGLKTLPSQSEMITDIAKAQEEMAKRYVESQRHTIQGDYIDTMEELADLVGVRPNLLSLAFTDPKLALHLFVGPCTPIQYRLQGPGKWDGARKAILTTEDRIRKPMMTRVIESKSSTTSTITMARFMLAVVFFAMIITYF from the exons GAAAATCCTGAAGAAGGAAGGGCCAGTATTTACAAATCAGTGATCATCAACACTTCTAAGGAGATGATGTGCTTCAGTGACTATCCCATCCCAGATCATTATCCCAACTTCATGCATAACTCTCAGATCATGGAGTATTTCAGGATGTATGCCAAAGAATTTGACCTTCTAAAGTATATTCGATTGAAG ACCACTGTGTGCAGTGTGAAGAAGCAACCTGATTTCTCCACTTCAGGCCAATGGGAGGTGGTCACGGAATCTGAAGGGAAAAAGGAGGTGAATGTCTTCGATGGAGTCATGGTTTGCACTGGCCATCACACCAATGCTAACTTACCCTTGGAAAGCTTCCCTG GAATTGAGAAGTTCAAAGGACAGTACTTCCATAGTCGAAACTATAAGAACCCAGAGAGTTTCACTGGAAAGAGAGTCATTGTAATTGGCATTGGGAATTCTGGAGGGGATCTTGCTGTGGAGATTAGCCATACAGCCAAGCAG GTATTCCTCAGCACCAGGAGAGGGGCTTGGATCCTGAATCGTGTAGGAGACAATGGCCTTCCTTTTGATGTGTTGTTCCTTTCTCGACTTAAACGTTTTTTGGCAAAGATTTGTGGTGAATCATTAGTAAACACATATATGGAAAAAAAGGTGAACCAAAGGTTTGACCATGAAATGTATGGCCTAAAGCCTAAACACAG ACCTCTGAATCAGCATCCAACAGTAAATGATGACCTGCCAAATCGTATAATTTCTGGCTTGGTGAAGGTGAAAGGAAATGTGAAGGAATTCACAGAAACAGCTGCCATATTTGAAGATGGCTCCAGGGAGGATGACATTGATGCTGTTATCTTTGCCACAGGCTATAGCTTTGCCTTTCCTTTTCTTGAAGATTCTGTCAAAGTAGTCAAAAACAAGATATCCCTGTATAAAAAGGTCTTCCCTCCTAACCTGGAAAAGCCAACTCTTGCATTCATAGGCTTGATCCAACCCTTGGGTGCCATTATGCCCATCTCAGAGCTCCAAGGACGCTGGGCCACTCAAGTATTTAAAG ggCTAAAGACATTGCCCTCACAAAGTGAAATGATAACAGATATAGCTAAGGCTCAAGAGGAAATGGCAAAAAG GTATGTGGAGAGCCAACGTCATACCATTCAAGGAGACTATATAGATACGATGGAAGAGCTTGCTGATCTGGTGGGCGTCAGGCCTAATCTGCTGTCTCTGGCCTTCACTGACCCCAAACTGGCATTACACTTATTCGTGGGACCATGTACTCCAATCCAGTATCGTCTACAGGGCCCTGGAAAGTGGGATGGAGCTCGAAAAGCTATCCTCACCACAGAAGATCGTATCAGGAAGCCTATGATGACAAGAGTAATTGAAAGCAAAAGTTCCACCACTTCGACAATAACAATGGCCAGGTTTATGCTGGCTGTTGTTTTCTTTGCTATGATTATCACCTATTTTTAG